AGCTCCTTCCGTTTATAAGCAGACGCTGCCGCAATTAGTATTCATGGCTGCCACCTCGGGAGCGGTAGGGGTCTTTTTGTCCGGCGCAATCGCTTTTATTTCACAGTTTGATGAAATCATCCCTTTTGGGCGGATATTTAAGAACTATGAAGACTTTATTGGGATGGGAACCGTTATCTTGACCTCTTTTGCCATAACCGGCTTATTGGCGGTTTATGTACTGGCAACATTAAGCATGGTCATCAAATATGCTTCTTTTACCGTGATGAAAACGGAGGAGGAACTCATCATTTCCAGAGGGCTTCTCGAGAAAAGGCAGTTGACCATCCCTGTCCATAAAATACAAGGAATCCGCATCATCGAGAACTTGGTTCGAAAACCGTTGGGATTTGCGACTGTTTACCTTGAATACGCTGGAGGAAGTGTGGAAGATAAAGAAAGCTTAACCATCATGCTTTTCCCTTTTATCAAGAAAAAACATTTACATGGAACGTTAGGTGAAATTTTACCAGATTATCAAACAATGACTGAAATGACCCCGATACCTAAACGGGCCCTTTCACGCTACTTTTTTCGTAAAGCCGCTTTTATCATCCCGATCATAGGGGTCTTGTCTTGGGTTTTCAGGCCTTGGGGATTCCTGTCCCTGCTGTTATTGCCGTTGGGGATCCTTTGGGCATACATGCAATATAGGGATGCGGGTTGGAATATAGATGGAGATTTATTGCTTTTAAGCAGTCGTCTATTCTCTAAACAAACCTTGATCATGCAAAGAAGCAGGATTCAATCCATTTCCTTTAAAAGAAGCTGGTTTCAGAGCCGAAAAGAATTGGCCACGATTTCAGCCTCGATTAAGTCTGGAGTTCATTCCAGGGTAGGAGTGGTCACGGATGTAGCGGAAAACGACTGCCAAGCCATTGAATCTTGGTATGTACCGAAAAAAGCAGTCGACACCCAATGACGGAATGCAAAGAGTCGGCTGTTTTTCCTACCATTTATTCCTCCAATATAGAGGTGCGGTTAAAATGCCTGTTGCCAGGCCGGCCAAGTGACCGACAACATTGATCTGCGGCTGGATGAAGGTCATGATGATGGCGATTCCGGTCAGCGTATAGACGGTATTCCTTTCGTTGCTCGTAAAATAGTTTTTATTGAATAGCACTAGGTAAAGGAAGAAGCCGAGTAATCCGAAAATTGCACCGCTGGCACCTATGTGGGTATATGTGAGCGGCTTAAATAAGAAGGTCGCGATATTGGCCAATATCCCGGTAGATAAAAAGAAAAGCAAGAATTTAAAGGAACCGAGAAACTTCTCGAGGGCTGGTCCGAAGATGGCAAGCGAGAAGCCATTGAACAGTAAATGAGTGAACGTACTATGTAGAAAAATCGGGGTGACCAATCTCCACCATTGTCCATCATTGATGAATAAATTTACACCTGAGCCATAATAGAAAAGTAAATTTCCGGGAATTATGGGGAAAAGGACGAGAACGAAAACGAACATCATGATGAGAATGAGCACAGTCACAGCTCGGAAGGTCGTTGCATATTCGCGGAAGCTTTCTGTTCTTGTAAACATAAGTTCCTCCTTATCATCATTTTAATTAGGAACAATATTATCATCTTTAGATAAAAGTTTCCTCCTAATACTATGCAGCGTATCAATTTAATAGAAGAGGTGTCGAAGTGATCAAAGGTATCGGCGTGGACATAACGGAGTTGGCAAGAATGGAAACATTGATTGAACGGCAACCGCGTTTGAAGGAGCGCATATTGACAGAAAAAGAAATCTTGATTTTTGAAGGGCTGAATGGGAGAAGGAAAATTGAATATTTTGCTGGGCGTTTTGCTGCGAAGGAGGCTTTTTCAAAAGCTTACGGTACAGGGATCGGAAAGCACTTATCCTTCTTGGATATCGAAATAAGTGCAGATGGCAAAGGAAAGCCGGTCATCTCCAAGCCGTTTTCAAATGGGGTACATCTGTCGATCAGCCACAGTCGTGATTATGCGGTTGCCCAGGTCATCATTGAGAGGGTGGATTGAGTTTTGTCCAATCAGGTCATAAACCTTAAGGTTGTCTCATATACATTTAGTGCTATAGGGAGACAAGGCCCGGTAAAAGGTACATGGCAGAGTGGGTGCTCTATGAAAGGTTTTTAGCAGGACCGATTTGGTCCGCGTCTAAAATACTGAGGACTCTAAGACATCAATCGAGCCAATGTCCGGATCCTGCCTTTTCCTCTCCCTTTTACGTTCAAATGACAAAAAGGGGTTGAAAAGATGAAGAAGATGTTAATGCTTTTTGCAGGGATCATGCTCTTGCTTGCTCTTTCTGCTTGCGGCCAAAAATCACAGGGTGATGTAGTGAGTGAATTGAATGAGAAGCTTGGCGAAATGAAGGGATATAAAGCTAATGCGAAGATGACATTGAAGATGGGCACCGAACCTCAAGTGTATAATGTGGAGATCTGGCATAAGGACCCTTCCTTTTACCGCGTAAATCTAAAAAATGAGGAGAAGGATCAAAGCCAGATGATTTTGAAGAATGATGATGGTGTGTACGTGTTGACGCCCGCTTTGAACAAAAGCTTTAAATTTCAAAGTGAATGGCCGGAGAACAGCAGTCAGGCTTATTTATTCGAGTCGTTGGTGAAAGACATTACGGAAGATAAAAGTGCAACATATAAAGAAACGGATAAACATTATGTCTTTGAGACGAAAACACGCTACCAAAACAATAAAATGCTACCTTATCAAGAGATTACTATAAACAAAAAGGACTTATCTCCTGCCAGTGTAAAGGTCATGGACCCTGATAAAACGGCATTGGTCCTTGTTGAATTTTCAAAAGTGAAATTCGATACGACTTTTGATAAGGATTCATTTGACATGAAGAAAAACATGACAAGCGCACAGCTTGAAGCGCCTGTGATGGCCGAAGTCCAAAATGAAGGCTTTGCCGTGAAATACCCAGAAAATATTGGTGATATGAGCTTGACGGAAGAAAAGGAAAT
This genomic stretch from Peribacillus muralis harbors:
- the acpS gene encoding holo-ACP synthase — encoded protein: MIKGIGVDITELARMETLIERQPRLKERILTEKEILIFEGLNGRRKIEYFAGRFAAKEAFSKAYGTGIGKHLSFLDIEISADGKGKPVISKPFSNGVHLSISHSRDYAVAQVIIERVD
- a CDS encoding LolA family protein yields the protein MKKMLMLFAGIMLLLALSACGQKSQGDVVSELNEKLGEMKGYKANAKMTLKMGTEPQVYNVEIWHKDPSFYRVNLKNEEKDQSQMILKNDDGVYVLTPALNKSFKFQSEWPENSSQAYLFESLVKDITEDKSATYKETDKHYVFETKTRYQNNKMLPYQEITINKKDLSPASVKVMDPDKTALVLVEFSKVKFDTTFDKDSFDMKKNMTSAQLEAPVMAEVQNEGFAVKYPENIGDMSLTEEKEIKTDNDGERVVLTYEGTKSFTLVQEKAEVVQTSVSTNVNGDPVDLGYTVGAMTGNTISWTFEGVDYMLASKDLTQEEMVEVARSVGGDPVK
- a CDS encoding rhomboid family intramembrane serine protease, which codes for MFTRTESFREYATTFRAVTVLILIMMFVFVLVLFPIIPGNLLFYYGSGVNLFINDGQWWRLVTPIFLHSTFTHLLFNGFSLAIFGPALEKFLGSFKFLLFFLSTGILANIATFLFKPLTYTHIGASGAIFGLLGFFLYLVLFNKNYFTSNERNTVYTLTGIAIIMTFIQPQINVVGHLAGLATGILTAPLYWRNKW
- a CDS encoding PH domain-containing protein; translation: MSEPKRLHPIAVLLNILKSIKELVLPFMLVIFIPGRNEGIPGWVQPLAVSIIVLFLIVRAFLQWLRFTYRIEDGEFRIESGVFVRKKRYIKLDRIHSIDISEGIIQQMFRLVKVNIETAGGTQADAVLSAINKSDAERINAFISVEKNNKVCDPSGMEQEGWAGKEETMIAPSVYKQTLPQLVFMAATSGAVGVFLSGAIAFISQFDEIIPFGRIFKNYEDFIGMGTVILTSFAITGLLAVYVLATLSMVIKYASFTVMKTEEELIISRGLLEKRQLTIPVHKIQGIRIIENLVRKPLGFATVYLEYAGGSVEDKESLTIMLFPFIKKKHLHGTLGEILPDYQTMTEMTPIPKRALSRYFFRKAAFIIPIIGVLSWVFRPWGFLSLLLLPLGILWAYMQYRDAGWNIDGDLLLLSSRLFSKQTLIMQRSRIQSISFKRSWFQSRKELATISASIKSGVHSRVGVVTDVAENDCQAIESWYVPKKAVDTQ